The following proteins are encoded in a genomic region of Sorangiineae bacterium MSr12523:
- a CDS encoding agmatinase family protein: protein MPHDRPFDPNAAAPADSGVFGLSDSPEEAGVVLIPVPWDVTTSYRAGTHKGPQAILEASRQVDLFDIETGRPYEAKIALLDENEEIRIWNREARVDAEAIIAEGGRVEAGSPLAARLAKVNAVSRRVNDMVYETARQWIARKKIVGLVGGDHSTPYGTIRAHAEAYPGLGILHVDAHADLRHAYEGFEYSHASIMESVTREIPGVSRLVQVGIRDLCEEEHDRIEGSGGKIRTFYDVDLAASRRRGQIDDHFARIARELPDDVYVSFDIDGLDPVLCPNTGTPVPGGLAFHEASALLRAVVEAKKRIVGFDLNEVAPSPNSDDEWDGNVGARILYKLIGWTLRSMKS, encoded by the coding sequence ATGCCGCATGATCGCCCCTTCGACCCGAATGCCGCCGCGCCCGCGGATTCGGGAGTTTTCGGCCTCTCCGATTCGCCCGAGGAAGCCGGTGTGGTCCTCATTCCCGTCCCGTGGGACGTCACGACATCGTACCGGGCGGGCACGCACAAGGGGCCGCAGGCCATTCTAGAGGCTTCGCGGCAGGTCGATCTCTTCGACATCGAGACGGGGCGGCCTTACGAGGCGAAGATCGCGCTGCTCGACGAAAACGAGGAGATCCGCATCTGGAACCGCGAGGCGCGTGTGGATGCGGAGGCGATCATCGCCGAGGGCGGGCGGGTCGAAGCGGGATCGCCGTTGGCCGCGCGCCTGGCCAAGGTGAACGCGGTGAGCCGGCGCGTGAACGATATGGTCTACGAAACCGCGCGCCAGTGGATCGCGCGGAAGAAGATCGTGGGCCTGGTCGGCGGCGATCATTCGACGCCGTACGGCACCATCCGCGCGCACGCGGAGGCATACCCCGGCCTGGGGATCCTGCACGTGGATGCACACGCGGATCTGCGACACGCCTACGAGGGCTTCGAGTACTCCCACGCCTCCATCATGGAGTCCGTCACCCGTGAGATTCCCGGCGTTTCACGCCTCGTGCAAGTGGGCATCCGCGATCTCTGCGAGGAGGAGCACGACCGCATCGAGGGGAGCGGCGGAAAGATCCGTACCTTCTACGACGTGGACCTCGCCGCCTCCCGCCGCCGCGGCCAAATCGACGACCACTTCGCCCGCATCGCCCGCGAGCTCCCCGATGACGTCTACGTCTCCTTCGACATCGACGGCCTCGATCCGGTCCTTTGCCCCAACACCGGCACCCCCGTCCCCGGCGGCCTGGCCTTCCACGAAGCCTCCGCTTTATTGCGCGCCGTCGTCGAAGCCAAAAAGCGCATCGTCGGCTTCGACCTCAACGAAGTCGCCCCCTCCCCAAATAGCGACGACGAATGGGACGGCAACGTCGGCGCCCGCATCCTCTACAAACTCATCGGCTGGACCCTCCGCTCGATGAAAAGCTAG
- a CDS encoding glutamine synthetase family protein → MRDGTNLRAEFEARGIRKVKVGGFDVDGVLRGKYVALDKFWSALEHGFGFCDVIFGWDIADVLYDNAKVTGWSTGYPDAHARIDPETFRVIPWEPDTAAFLVDFVQKDGSAHAACPRSLFKSVLARAQSRGFDPVFSAEYEFFIFRESAESLHEKGFRNLTPLSPGMFGYSWVREGQHAELLHDIMDRMAAFDIPIEGLHTETGPGVYEVALRYDAALRMADKAALFKTAMKQLCASRGLSVTFMAKWNADLPGASGHLHQSLWRRSDKTNAFYDPSDPQKLSKIARHYVGGQIANMATLTALYSPTINSYKRYVPGVWAPLTASWGVENRTCAIRAIPGDEKSTRLEYRQTAADMNPYIAMAACLGAGLWGIENEVEPPAEGKGDTSGEGSGFQSLPRTLKDATALLSRCNEARAILGEPFVDHYVRTRDWEVRQYERVVTEWELRRYFEAV, encoded by the coding sequence ATGCGAGACGGGACGAACCTGAGGGCGGAGTTCGAGGCGCGGGGTATTCGCAAGGTCAAGGTCGGCGGCTTCGACGTCGACGGAGTCTTGCGCGGCAAATACGTTGCGCTCGACAAATTCTGGAGCGCGCTCGAGCACGGATTTGGCTTTTGCGACGTCATTTTCGGCTGGGACATCGCGGACGTGCTCTATGACAATGCCAAGGTCACCGGGTGGTCGACCGGCTACCCCGATGCGCACGCGCGCATCGATCCCGAGACCTTCCGCGTGATCCCCTGGGAACCGGACACCGCGGCCTTCCTCGTCGACTTCGTCCAGAAGGACGGCTCGGCCCATGCGGCCTGTCCGCGCTCGCTCTTCAAAAGCGTGCTCGCCCGCGCCCAATCGCGCGGCTTCGATCCGGTGTTCTCCGCCGAGTACGAGTTTTTCATCTTTCGCGAAAGCGCCGAGTCTCTGCACGAAAAGGGATTTCGCAACCTCACGCCGCTTTCGCCGGGCATGTTCGGCTATTCCTGGGTGCGCGAAGGGCAGCACGCGGAACTGCTCCACGACATCATGGATCGCATGGCGGCCTTCGACATCCCCATCGAGGGCCTGCACACGGAAACCGGCCCCGGGGTCTACGAAGTCGCCCTCCGCTACGACGCCGCATTGCGCATGGCCGACAAGGCGGCGCTCTTCAAAACGGCGATGAAACAGCTTTGCGCGAGCCGCGGACTCTCCGTGACGTTCATGGCAAAGTGGAATGCCGACTTGCCCGGAGCAAGTGGCCATTTGCATCAATCGCTTTGGCGGCGCAGCGACAAGACGAATGCCTTTTACGATCCGAGCGATCCGCAAAAGTTGAGCAAGATCGCGCGCCATTACGTGGGCGGGCAAATCGCCAACATGGCGACGCTCACCGCGCTCTATTCGCCGACCATCAACAGCTACAAGCGCTACGTCCCCGGCGTGTGGGCGCCGCTGACCGCGTCCTGGGGCGTGGAGAACCGCACGTGCGCCATCCGCGCCATCCCCGGCGACGAGAAATCCACGCGGCTCGAATACCGCCAGACCGCCGCCGACATGAATCCGTACATCGCCATGGCCGCGTGCCTCGGCGCGGGTCTCTGGGGCATCGAGAACGAGGTGGAGCCGCCCGCCGAGGGCAAGGGCGACACCTCGGGCGAAGGGTCCGGCTTCCAGAGCTTGCCGCGCACCCTCAAAGACGCCACGGCGCTTCTTTCACGCTGCAACGAGGCACGCGCCATTCTCGGCGAGCCCTTCGTCGACCATTACGTGCGCACCCGCGATTGGGAGGTACGCCAGTACGAGCGCGTCGTCACCGAGTGGGAACTGCGCCGCTATTTCGAAGCTGTGTGA
- the aspS gene encoding aspartate--tRNA ligase, translating to MARFIDELKRNAHCGQLRAQDEGKEVVLFGWVASYRDHGGCVFVDLRDREGITQLVFDPNRSGHGDLPKAAYELAQSLRSEWVIGVRGLVVGRGSNKNPRLPTGEIEVHVIELGVFNKAETPPFEIIDELDTSEEKRLQYRYLDLRRAPLQRTLRIRHRLHQATRRYFDDKGFLELETPFMVKYTPGGARNFLVPSRVHQGKFYALAESPQLFKQLYMVAGFDRYFQIVKCFRDEDPRLDRQPEFTQIDVEMSFVSQDDVFRTMEGLIFALWKEALGIDLHDLYPEGRFPEMPFEESMKYYGNDKPDLRFDLPHTDLTGVVIDHGGGGIPFFKDIAEKFTKGTYRRDLPAEIVKALRVPASVGGNSLSRTEVDKLEEFVKGMGAKGLARAKVDAEGNWTQSPLAKTVTPEMRKAINEAVGAKDGDLILFQFGKESVVQTVMANLRVHLAKKLKLIPEVGHGGKFKFLWVVNPPLFEYDDEAKKWVAAHHAFTRPHDGNVDLIDTDPGKVLCHRYDLVLNGFEIGGGSIRLHDPAVQAKVFAAMGIGEEEARQKFGFLLDALKFGAPPHGGIAVGMDRLAMLVSGAESLRDVIPFPKTQKGTDLMTDAPTRPSPDQLTELRIRVIEPQS from the coding sequence TTGGCCAGGTTCATCGACGAGCTGAAACGCAACGCGCACTGCGGACAACTCCGCGCACAAGACGAGGGCAAAGAAGTCGTTCTCTTTGGCTGGGTCGCCAGCTATCGCGATCACGGCGGCTGCGTCTTCGTCGATTTGCGCGACCGCGAGGGCATCACGCAGCTCGTGTTCGATCCGAATCGCAGCGGCCATGGCGATCTGCCCAAGGCCGCCTACGAGCTCGCCCAGTCGCTCCGCTCGGAGTGGGTCATCGGCGTGCGCGGCCTCGTCGTCGGCCGCGGCTCGAACAAGAACCCGCGCCTGCCCACCGGCGAAATCGAGGTCCACGTCATCGAGCTCGGGGTCTTCAACAAGGCCGAAACGCCGCCCTTCGAGATCATCGACGAGCTGGACACCTCCGAGGAAAAGCGCCTTCAGTACCGCTACCTCGACCTGCGCCGCGCGCCGCTGCAGCGCACGTTGCGCATCCGCCACCGCCTGCACCAGGCGACGCGCCGCTACTTCGACGACAAGGGCTTCCTCGAGCTCGAGACGCCCTTCATGGTGAAGTACACGCCCGGCGGCGCGCGCAACTTCCTCGTCCCCAGCCGCGTGCACCAAGGCAAATTCTACGCGCTGGCGGAGAGCCCGCAGCTCTTCAAGCAGCTGTACATGGTGGCGGGCTTCGACCGCTACTTCCAGATCGTCAAATGCTTCCGCGACGAGGACCCGCGCCTCGATCGCCAGCCCGAGTTCACCCAGATCGACGTCGAGATGTCCTTCGTCAGCCAGGACGACGTCTTCCGCACCATGGAAGGCCTCATCTTCGCGCTGTGGAAGGAAGCGCTGGGCATCGACCTGCACGATCTCTACCCGGAGGGCCGCTTCCCGGAGATGCCCTTCGAGGAGTCGATGAAGTACTACGGCAACGACAAGCCGGACCTTCGCTTCGACTTGCCCCACACGGATCTCACGGGCGTGGTCATCGACCACGGCGGCGGCGGCATCCCCTTCTTCAAGGACATCGCCGAGAAGTTCACCAAGGGCACCTACCGCCGCGATCTTCCTGCGGAAATCGTGAAGGCGCTGCGCGTCCCCGCGTCGGTGGGGGGCAATTCGCTCTCGCGCACCGAGGTGGACAAGCTCGAGGAGTTCGTGAAGGGCATGGGCGCCAAAGGCCTGGCCCGCGCCAAGGTCGACGCCGAGGGCAACTGGACACAGTCGCCGCTGGCCAAGACGGTCACGCCGGAGATGCGCAAGGCCATCAACGAGGCCGTCGGCGCCAAGGATGGCGACTTGATCCTCTTCCAGTTCGGCAAAGAGAGCGTCGTGCAGACGGTCATGGCCAACCTGCGCGTGCACCTGGCCAAGAAGCTCAAGTTGATCCCCGAGGTCGGCCACGGCGGGAAGTTCAAGTTCCTCTGGGTCGTGAACCCGCCCCTGTTCGAGTACGACGACGAGGCGAAGAAGTGGGTCGCCGCCCACCATGCCTTCACGCGCCCGCACGACGGGAACGTCGACTTGATCGACACGGATCCGGGCAAGGTGCTCTGTCACCGTTACGATCTCGTGCTCAACGGCTTCGAGATCGGCGGCGGTTCGATCCGTCTCCACGATCCCGCGGTGCAGGCCAAGGTGTTCGCGGCCATGGGCATCGGCGAGGAGGAAGCGCGGCAAAAGTTCGGCTTCTTGCTCGATGCGCTCAAGTTCGGCGCACCGCCGCACGGCGGCATCGCCGTGGGCATGGACCGCTTGGCCATGCTCGTTTCCGGCGCCGAAAGCCTGCGCGACGTGATCCCTTTCCCCAAGACGCAAAAGGGAACGGACTTGATGACCGACGCCCCGACGCGTCCCAGCCCCGATCAACTCACGGAGCTTCGCATCCGTGTGATCGAGCCCCAGAGCTGA